From a single Accipiter gentilis chromosome 32, bAccGen1.1, whole genome shotgun sequence genomic region:
- the LOC126053271 gene encoding fibulin-2-like: MALAGALRLSLACLLLRAAAPKPTCDPGACAPCPERDVEETTAAGTCCPPCPPPCACPPYLASDCEMQGFASGRVPAGRSFYIDFARKLCTCQPGGDITCVPLCPRLPPTCQAVGSPVADGCPRCVCYDEEELAVPAGTVTARGAQICTCPPQGGRLQCSGGQSKD; the protein is encoded by the coding sequence ATGGCTCTTGCCGGCGCCCTTCGCCTGTCACTCGCCTGCCTCTTGCTCCGCGCCGCGGCCCCGAAACCCACGTGTGACCCCGGCGCCTGCGCCCCGTGCCCCGAGAGGGACGTGGAGGAGACGACCGCCGCCGGGACCTGCTGccccccttgccccccacccTGCGCCTGCCCCCCTTACCTGGCGAGCGACTGCGAGATGCAAGGCTTCGCCAGCGGCCGCGTCCCCGCCGGCCGCTCCTTCTACATCGATTTTGCCCGCAAGCTCTGCACCTGCCAGCCCGGCGGGGACATCACCTGCGTCCCGCTGTGCCCCCGCCTGCCCCCCACCTGCCAAGCCGTGGGCAGCCCCGTGGCCGACGGCTGCCCCCGCTGCGTCTGCTACGACGAGGAGGAGCTGGCTGTGCCCGCCGGCACCGTCACCGCCCGGGGTGCCCAGATTTGCACCTGCCCCCCCCAGGGGGGCCGGCTGCAGTGCAGCGGTGGCCAGAGCAAGGATTGA